One part of the Desulfobacterales bacterium genome encodes these proteins:
- a CDS encoding YkgJ family cysteine cluster protein has translation MKLEDNTDNCEINECRRCGICCKKGGPSLHKEDKYLLEQGKLLLKYIYTIRKGEPVFENVKGIITTALSDLIKIKSEKNSSTCIFYNEKIGCSIYNIRPIECKALKCWDTLEIEKIYSKDRLERKDVLKPMKDIWELVNDHQNKCSYEKLNEFFKAGRNNKQFFKNEFTIELNSEINDMINYDKNLREVISLRLEKWADKLDFLLGRPMSVVIK, from the coding sequence TTGAAATTAGAAGACAATACAGATAATTGTGAAATAAATGAATGCAGACGATGTGGCATATGCTGTAAAAAAGGCGGCCCATCTCTGCATAAAGAAGATAAATACCTTTTAGAACAGGGTAAGCTTTTGCTGAAATACATTTATACAATCAGAAAAGGCGAGCCAGTTTTTGAAAATGTAAAAGGTATTATAACAACAGCTCTTTCAGACTTAATTAAAATTAAGTCTGAAAAAAATAGTTCTACCTGTATTTTTTATAATGAAAAAATAGGGTGTTCAATTTATAATATTCGGCCTATAGAATGTAAAGCCTTAAAATGCTGGGATACACTTGAAATAGAAAAAATATACTCAAAAGATAGGCTTGAAAGAAAAGATGTCTTAAAACCCATGAAAGACATTTGGGAATTAGTCAATGACCATCAAAATAAATGCTCCTATGAAAAACTAAACGAATTTTTTAAAGCCGGCCGTAATAATAAGCAATTTTTTAAAAATGAATTTACAATAGAACTCAATTCAGAAATCAATGACATGATTAATTATGATAAAAACTTGAGGGAAGTAATTTCTTTGAGATTAGAAAAATGGGCAGATAAATTGGATTTTTTGCTTGGCAGACCAATGTCCGTTGTTATTAAGTAA